The following are from one region of the Macaca thibetana thibetana isolate TM-01 chromosome 2, ASM2454274v1, whole genome shotgun sequence genome:
- the GPR87 gene encoding G-protein coupled receptor 87 yields MGLNLTLAKLPNNELHGQESHNSGNRSDGPGKNTTLHNEFDTIVLPVLYLIIFLASILLNGLAVWIFFHIRNKTSFIFYLKNIVVADLIMTLTFPFRIVHDAGFGPWYFKFILCRYTSVLFYANMYTSIVFLGLISIDRYLKVVKPFGDSRMYSITFTKVLSVCVWVIMAVLSLPNIILTNGQPTEDNIHDCLKLKSPLGVKWHTAVTYVNSCLFVAVLVILIGCYIAISRYIHKSSRQFISQSSRKRKHNQSIRVVVAVFFTCFLPYHLCRIPFTFSQLDRLLDESAHKILYYCKEMTLFLSACNVCLDPIIYFFMCRSFSRRLFKKSNIRTRSESIRSLQSVRRSEVRIYYDYTDV; encoded by the coding sequence ATAACGAGCTGCACGGCCAAGAGAGTCACAATTCGGGCAACAGGAGCGACGGACCAGGAAAGAACACCACCCTTCACAATGAATTTGACACAATTGTCTTGCCGGTGCTTTATCTCATTATATTTCTGGCAAGCATCTTGCTGAATGGTTTAGCAGTGTGGATCTTCTTCCACATTAGGAATAAAACCAGCTTCATattctatctcaaaaacataGTGGTTGCAGACCTCATCATGACACTGACATTTCCATTTCGAATAGTCCATGATGCAGGATTTGGACCTTGGTACTTCAAGTTTATTCTCTGCAGATAcacttcagttttgttttatgcAAACATGTATACTTCCATCGTGTTCCTTGGGCTGATAAGCATTGATCGCTATCTGAAGGTGGTCAAGCCATTTGGAGACTCTCGGATGTATAGCATAACATTTACAAAGGTTTTATCTGTTTGTGTTTGGGTGATCATGGCTGTTTTGTCTTTGCCAAACATCATCCTAACAAACGGTCAACCAACAGAGGACAATATCCATGACTGCCTGAAACTTAAAAGTCCTTTGGGGGTCAAATGGCATACGGCAGTCACCTATGTGAACAGCTGCTTGTTTGTGGCTGTGCTGGTGATTCTGATCGGATGTTACATAGCCATATCCAGGTACATCCACAAATCCAGCAGGCAATTCATAAGTCAGTCAAGCCGAAAGCGAAAACATAACCAGAGCATCAGGGTTGTTGTGGCTGTGTTTTTTACCTGCTTTCTACCATATCACTTGTGCAgaattccttttacttttagtCAATTAGACAGGCTTTTAGATGAATCTGCACATAAAATCCTATATTACTGCAAAGAAATGACACTTTTCTTGTCTGCGTGTAATGTGTGTCTGGATCcaataatttactttttcatgTGTAGGTCATTTTCAAGAAGGCTgttcaaaaaatcaaatatcagAACCAGGAGTGAAAGCATCAGATCACTGCAAAGTGTGAGAAGATCAGAAGTTCGCATATATTATGATTACACTGATGTGTAG